From the genome of Meriones unguiculatus strain TT.TT164.6M chromosome 17, Bangor_MerUng_6.1, whole genome shotgun sequence:
TGAAACAGGGAAAACAGTTAAGATGCTGGAGCAGAAATCTGCATTATTTTGTGCAGAAGATGAGAATGAAGGTTGTGACCTTCATGAAGGTCTGGACCTTGTCTAAATGTTAAAGCTAGAACTTACTGAAGAACCAGATGTTTAATATGAGGGACTGAAAAATCTTTGGGAGAACTGTACATGTATTATCTATGTGTGCATTCTACTTCATCATATGGAAAACACCGACTTTTTATTGTAATTTCTTCTAGCAGCATAGGCTTTTGTTTGGAAAAGGAAGCAAAGCATTTTGTGTTTTGCACACTTGTTTATAGTTTATGTAAAATAGGATACATATATTCAAATAAACTCagagaatgtttaaaaaaaaaaacaaaaagtaagtttTCTACCTTAGGTAAATTAATCACTTTAGAAATTGTTTGTCTGTGCTCTACTGAAAACTAAGATATTGCTCATGACTCAATTCCAATCCAAGTACAGATAAGAGATTTTTCACAGCTACCTTCATGGGTCTAGTGTCTTTACTAgccttttctgttgctcttgCACAGCTGCATGTCAACGGCAAAGAACAAGGGTCAACCTACTGCCCAGTGATAAAGTCTGCAGACTGTCGCTTAGAGGACCCAGTGCTGCCTGTTACAGATCTCACTTTCCTCTTACATAAAGTTTTGTGTCTCCTAAATAATACTATTTTTCATTCTCTTGTTTTTGTCGGTATTGTTCTTTTTCAGGATGAACATAAAGTTATATCTTTTATGTTATACATTAGCAATTCATAGTCTGAATTCGATACAAAAGTCATAAACCAAGAAGAAATTTAATGAGAGAAGTAAAAAGTACAAAATAATTCTGAAATAATTCAGTCATTTGCTTGTATATGGCACATCTTAATGTTGGCAAACTGTAGGAATCTTCAGATGATCTACAGTTTCAGCATAGTCTATGCCACTCTCTTAGTTGGTATTGCAGAAATGTGGAGAGAGACTTTAGCAAACATTTGAATATTTAAGAGAAACAACAGTTAAGACAATGATGAAAAAGAATAACATCAAAAGCTTTTCAGCTCTCAAATTTAAAACACTACAAAACTAATAGTGAGTTTAGAATTACAACAGCAGACATACCCCGGACTTAAAATTCAATcccatgtgtgcatgagtgtgtataATATTGGAAGTCAATTCAAtctattattaattaatttttgtgaaGAAAATTTGGTGGGTAACAAGTATAATCTTTTCGATAAATAGTACCATTATATTTGGATATTCttgtagaaaaaaatcattactattatttatttatttatttatttattttttacatttatgttttCAATCCCTCTTAGGTTAAATTTTTGTCAGGATAGACAAAAAAAAAGTCCACATCAGTGAGTTTTACATGTGAACATCCAGTTTTAATAATGGAATGAATATCCTAAATTCAGCCATGAAATGAATGTTCCATACCTAAGCTCCATAGGCCCAGTTATCAGAAACAGTCtgctctgtgaaaaaaaaatatagtaataCAATGTGTTTGAAGAGCATAAATCCTTCATTTTCTATTGATAGCTATTCagttacctcttttttttttttgtatttaatgcCCACCTGTATCTACTAACAGGTAGCTCCACTCCCCAATTACTGGCTAGGAGCATTACTGGATTCTTCAGTGACGTGTTTCTGAGAAAAAGTCAGAGCTAGAAGGTTGGCAAGTGCCACATCATTTGAATTTGTATTAGCAAAAATTACATGAACTTTGGCAAGTGTTCATTTTTAAGTGTGTTATAAAAATTACTTGTTTGTACATTTCCAACAGCTATGAATTCCTGTGGACCTCTTAACGTGGTTCTCAAAGCCACATGGTTCCTTAGTCAAATAAAAAAGCATTAGATTtaataaatcaaagaaaaaaaacatgcacTCCCATGgttgaatatatatttatctatctgGATTAAACAACCATCTAAATATAGATAAAATAATCTCTTTTCTTAACAAAGCCTTACAAATGCTATGTAAAATTGCATTTAACAAGGTAGTCGTGTGTGTGAGGAATCACTGAAACTCTTCTGTACAGAAACGGGAGTGACAGTGCAATGATTACCTGTGTGAAGCAGTAATATAAATGTTGGACAGGAGAGTGGTACCCAAGGTGATGGTAGAAGGTATCTGTCCACGACTTACAGAAGCATCTGTATATACAAATTACAGCAGCAAGACACTTAATTTTACTAATATTTAATTGTTCTTAAAAGATAAGCGCCTTTCATGACAATTAAACAAGAAATATCCCAAAGAACAAATCTATATTTAATGAAAGTACTTCTTTCAAAATGGAATAATGGAAATGACCCCTGCTCCCATTAAAAAAAGGCTTGAAAGAAATTAACTATCTTAATGATTTGAATCACCTGATGAAACCAGGTCGTATAAATTCACGAAAGCAAATACAGAATAAACTAGAGCATTAAAAATAGAACATGAATTCTGTTTCTTTAAAGTGAATTTAAAGTCtttatattttgagaatttcataagttgatactgtatttacatcattccaacctcttctctcctctctgattACTTCCATTCCCACCTCTATGTTAAGGCCCAATGGTTTGTCTCTGGAATTCTAACATAGGAACACAAGTATCTCAGCTGTGCAGCCTGTGTGTTCAGTCATTCACACCCCTCGTGATGTTTTCTGAAGCACAGTGCAGAGATGTGTGACACCACAATGCCTGTGGTTTCCCAACAACAACCCAGGTGTATAAAAGGCCCTTGGCAGGTGGTGACACCCAGACTCCAGGAACCTGCCGCTTGTCTTCCACTGAACAGTCCACTCCTGACACCATGTGTTACTATGGAGGATACTATGGAGGCCTGGGCTATGGCTATGGTGGCCTAGGCTATGGCTATGGCTGTGGCTGTGGTTGCGGCTATGGCTATGGTGGCTATGGCTATGGCTGTTGCCGCCCACTGTGCTGCAGGAGGTACTGGTCCTGTGGCTTCTACTGAGGAGTTTCTGCAGCTATTAACTTGGACTTTCTCCACTTCCAAAGTTctcaaatattttcataaatttcaACCTTAATTTGAACTCTGAgtaataatgaatgaaaaacaaCATGCCTACCCTATTCCTTTTATTTAATTAGATTGCACGAATATTTGCAGCAAAGCACTTCATTGTCATCATGCCTTGTTAAATTTGATCTGCTTGCATGCTTTCACATTCTGTGAATAtctatgtataaaataaagtatttccaTGAACATacacttttatatttgttttactaAGTGTAAGAAGTATGTTGGTGAATTTATATGTTTGGTTGTAAACGTATGATTGTGAACAAATGTAATAGAGGGAAAAAGAATGAGCAAGGGGGGAGGGAAGGCCACTTTCTCTTTAAACACTCCTCTACAGGCAGACATTTTTGTTATCTTTATGTTTTTgctactgtgatgtcacaatgaaatttGGAATGCAGATACTTTTCTGAGATCAAATCCTTTTGTCTGCTACTGAAGTTTGGAGAACTAACACAAAGCTCTTCTGTTAGCACCTTGCTCTCTCCACAGCACCTTCCATGATGAGGGTCACCATGCACATGCTCACTGTGTACCCGCTTCCCTTTACTCATGTGTTCTCTAACAccatttttaatttcaaatatctattttattaatttttgtaggGAACAATGTCATTGTGGATTCCACTTACAATTTTTGAAAATTcatttttgttctgtagattttctttagaaaaatatttaggaTAATGTTCTATTTTAATATCAATTTTCTTCATGCTGTTAATTTGTAACTATTTCACATGAATTTCAGATATTGGCCCCCAATTTTTGTACAGAACCGTGAAGGTATTGTCTTGCTATGCAGCACCTTTCAGATCTTTTAATCAgactttcctattttctttctggTGCTTGATCTTCTGATTTCATACCCAGTCATTTATTTGCACTTTGTATTCATTTTCTTATTAGTTCTGAGAGAATCTCATACAACATATTTGGatgaaattcatttttttcccttttcttctgagaCTCGCCCACATTATGCCCAACCAACtttatgtcctcttttttttattttttatttttttatcagttacattttattaactctgtatcccagccgtgtcc
Proteins encoded in this window:
- the LOC110544832 gene encoding keratin-associated protein 20-2-like, whose protein sequence is MCYYGGYYGGLGYGYGGLGYGYGCGCGCGYGYGGYGYGCCRPLCCRRYWSCGFY